CCAACATTCCGGAAGCGCCCTGGTTCACCGTTGAAGCCGACGACAAGCGCAGAGCACGCCTCAACTGTCTGCGACATGTGCTGAGCAAAGTTCCCTGGGAAGACATGACACCTCCAGCAATCGAACTGCCTCCGCGGCCGGAGCAGGGCAACTACACCCGTCCACCGATCAACGAACAGTTCTTCGTGCCGAATGCCTACCCCTACAACTAAAGGACTAGCGGAGTTATTGCATGCCGTATGAAATCCCTGCGCAAGAGCAAACGCGCAAATGGTTCCGTAGCCATCTGCTCGGTCGGGAGGTGGAATTGCAGGATCTCTACGAACTGCCGCTAGAAGAACTTGACCTCTTGATGGCCGAAACGGCTGAAATCCGCTCGGATCCTGAAAACCGAGTTCGCAGCCACGGTCGCTGGTGTACTGCAGGCTATGTACTGGAACTTGCCAGGATCATCGATGCACGACGTCTCAATGAATGAGTCATCAACTGCCATGAACTCTGTGCAACGACTCCTACCGCTTGCGACGCTCTTGATTCTCTCCAACAGCACTGTTGTCCATGCGGGATCGGTGACGATGGGTGGGGTCAGCGAAGAGCTTGCGATCAATCGTGCAATGGCCAAGGTTCCTCAAGGGAAGAGCGTGACGGACACATCCTGCGAAGTGATTGGAACCTCAGGGAATTCGAGCACCTACCGCTGCACGGTCACTTGGGAGTAGGGCTAAAGCACTGAGGCACAGCGTCGTGCACACGCACAGCTTCAGCCGTGGAGCTGTGCAAACCAGAATCCCGCCAGCTGCCAGCTGGACCACAAGAAGATTCCAAGAAAGAGCCAATTCACCCATGCAGGGCGGTTTTTGTTCTCAAACATGGAGGGAGCTGATTGGTCCCTCCATTCTGTTCAAACAACACCGGTTCAGACGGGGGAGTGAAGCGGTTGTTTGCGCTTGAGATCGTGCATCCCTTCAAGCTGCTGATGCACAGCCTTGAGCTGCCGCTGAATGTGATCGCTTTGTGGAAGGGAGCTCAGGGATGCCAATGCATGTTCAAGATGGTGCTTGGCATCAATCAGCAAACGACATTCCAGGCTGCCAGGCTCGTAACTCATCGCGTTCGTGAATCTCTTTTCATTTAGACGCAGCCTGTTCAGATCGACTGTGTCAACCACAACTGTTTGACCTGATTAAGGCTCCAGACGTCCTCCGGACGCCTCAATCAGATTCCATGGGCGTTCAATGCCTCCTTGAACGCTCCAGACCCCAAGCTGGGCGGCTTTGGCTTCACGCTCAAGACGGCTTTAATCCAGGTCATTGCATTGCCCCAGATAACCGTCGTAGGCAAAGACTGCCCCTTGCTTCAAAAGTGGAACAGCTACATCAGCCCCATCGTCGATCAAGCGAGCCACAACTCTGCCGTATACATCCCTGGCCCTTAGTTCCAGAACAACGCTGCTTCCAGGCATAAGGGAGCGGCGAAGCTGAGCTGTAGCGTTCTGCGCCCATGGCCTCTGCTCGGCAAGCGGTGCCTGAATGCAAGCCAACCTGACGGCGCGCCCTTCACCCGCAAGGTCAACAAGCACTTCCTGGCCGTTGTTCACCGTCAGAACTGTGACCTCCTGCCGGGGGTGAGGATCAGCAACCACCCTGGGGGCAAGGATCATTGGGGAAAGGATCAAGGCACCACCAAGGATCAAGGCACCCCGAATGTGCCGTCGTTGAAATCTCCCCATCAGCTCGCTACTGCCTCAACGTCGATGAACTCACCGGATTCCATGGCCTGTGCCGTGAGGTAGCGGAGCGTTCGGTTACGAATCAACTGAACCTCAACGGCATTCCAGGTGCCACCTATCACACAACCCACCAGCGGAATCGTCTTGGTGATCAGAGCACGTTGACTCACTCTGCGTCCGAACACCCTGGTCATCACGCCGTTAATCAGAGCGAGGCTGCGCTTGTTGATCAGTTTCAACACCATCTCACGGGTGGCCGTATGCGCAGCCTTCAACCCCAGCTCCACACCCACTTGGCTAATCACACTGGAGCCGAAAACCGGGAACAGCAACTCGTGGCGAGCGTTCTCACTCTCAAGGAACCCTGGAATCAGGAGCTCGGCGGCGCAGGCTGCAGCGAACAGCTGGGTCCGAGTTGTGACGGACAGATCCGCCAGTGCCCCAGCCACACTGAGGACGGGATTCGCAGTCAACCCCATCGCCGCTCCCGCCGTAATCACACGCAATCGCGCATCGCTGAATGCACGTTCAGCGAGTTCATAGGTCGTGGCATCTGGATAGCGGCGGCGAAGGAGATCCACTTCGCAGCGGACCTTGCTGGCATCAAAACTGATGACCCAGTCGAGTAAGTCAGCAACTGAGTTCAGCGGCAAGGCGAAAGTCCCCACACTCTTCACCTTATCGGGATTCGCAAAGCTGGGTCCTAGCGAACAAAAAGCATCTCCCGGTACGAGGGCAGGGGCCAGCGATCGTCGTCCACGAGTTCCTCCAAGGAATCCACGGCCTCACGCAACAGCTGCAGCCGGGGAAGCAACACACCCGAGCAGTGGTTCATGGCCGCGGCGGTATCTCCGCAGTGCAACTGGTGCAATTCCCCTGCCAGAGCTGTTGCATGGTCGTCCATACGTCGATGCAGCTCAGCGATCTGGTGGAGATCGCGGGTTTCAGGCTGAAGTCCGAGTGACTGCTGCTGTTGCAGGCTGCGTGCCAGGGCGCTCAGGTGCTTCTGAACAGCTGGGCTGATTTGCGTGCGCACCATGGAGAGGGCCACTTTGGCCTCCACTTCGATGGCGAGGGAGTACTGCTCTCCGTACACCTCGTAGCGGCTTTCCATCTCCACCGATGAGATCACGCCGTGGCGCTGGAACAGGCTTCGCACCTCCTCCCGGCGCAGCACTGGCAGGGCTTCAGCGGTATTGCGGAGATTTTCCAGGCCACGATCCTCGGTCGCTTCCCGATGCCACGCGTCGGAATAGCCATCACCGCCAAACACAGCGGCACCATGCCGATCCATGATCTGGCGAATCACCGCCGCCGCCGACTGTTCGAGACTCTGACCAGAGCCCATTTCAGCTTCAAGGCGATCGCTGATCCATTCCAGGGAATCAGCCAGCACGGTATTCATGGCCACGAGGGGCCCAGCGACGGACTGGCCGGAGCCAACAGCACGGAATTCAAACCTGTTTCCGGTAAAGGCAAAGGGGGAGGTGCGGTTGCGATCTCTTGCATCTTTGGGGAATTCGGGAAGGGTATCCACACCCAGACGCATCACTCCCCCATGGGAGCTGCCTGTGACCTCACCCCGTTGAATCTGCTGGAAGACCTGCTCCAGTTGCTGGCCGAGATACACGGAAATGATCGCCGGAGGGGCTTCGTTTGCACCAAGGCGATGGTCGTTGCCTGCCGTCGCCACAACCGCACGCAGCAAGGGACCATTGCAATGCACGCCGCGGATTACGGCAGCACAGAACAACAGAAATTGAAGGTTGTCGTGGGGGGTGCGACCGGGATCCAGCAGGTTGCCCTGGGTGCTGTTGCCAACCGACCAGTTCACATGCTTTCCGGACCCGTTGATTCCAGCAAAGGGCTTTTCATGAAGCAGGCAGGTGAACCCATGACGCTTGGCGGTGCTGCGCAAGGTGGTCATGATCAGTTGCTGATGATCCGTCGCGACATTGGCGGCTTCATGCACTGGCGCGATCTCGAACTGGCCCGGTGCAACTTCGTTGTGTCGGGTCTTTGCTGGAATCCCCAGTCTGTAAAGCTGACTCTCCACATCTTGCATGAAGACCTGCACCCTTTCCGGTATCGCACCGAAATAGTGATCATCAAATTGCTGACCCTTGGGTGACGCCGCGCCGAACAGCGTGCGACCGGCGAGAAGAAGGTCAGGCCTGAGGGTGGCGAACTGAGTGTCCACCAGAAAATATTCCTGCTCAGCCCCACAGGAGCTGTTCACAGGAGCCACCTCTTCGTTGCCAAGGAGGCGAAGCAACCTCTTCGCCTGCCGGTTCATGGCGGCATTCGAACGGAGCAGAGGCGTTTTCTTATCAAGAGCCTCTCCTGTCCAGCTCACAAACACCGTGGGAATGCAGAGCGTCACCCCGTTGGGGGTACGCATCAAATAAGCCGGACTGGTGATGTCCCAGGCCGTGTATCCACGAGCCTCGAAGGTGGAACGGATGCCTCCATTGGGGAAGGAGCTGCCATCAGGTTCACCCTGAACGAGGAGCTTGCCTGAGAACTCATGGATCGCCTGACCATCACCTTGCGGGCTGATGAAACCGTCGTGCTTCTCCGCAGTGGAGTTGGTGAGGGGATAAAAAACGTGTGCGTAGTAGTGCGCACCTTGGGACACAGCCCAGTCCTTCATCGATTGGGCCACCACATCCGCCACGGCGAGATCAAGACGCCCGCCATCACGGATCACACGACGAACCGCTTTGTAGGACTCCTTGGGCAGAGCACTTTTCATCCTTGCGAGCGTGAACACGTCGCTAGCCCAAACGTCTTCAAGGGGTTGGGCGGGCGCGCAGTCCACTGGCGTGCGCTGCTGGATGGCCTGAAGAGCAGCCAGACGGGCGGGATGGGGCATGGTGGAAAAACCCGCAAATCAGCGGGATGAAGCGCTTTAACCCGACGCTAAGCCGCCGACCTCCGCACAGCAGGAAGCCGAAGGCTGGTGAGCCATGAGAGCAACACCAGGAGAGAGGAAGTCCAGAGGCAGGCCTGCATTCCTGAGGTGGGCGTTCCGCCGATCAGAAACACCGCACCAGACAGCAACGTTCCAACCAGACGACCAGCCGCATTGGCCATGTAGTAAAAGCCCACATTGAGGCTCACACTCTCCGCATCCGTGTAGGCCAGCACCATGTAGGAGTGAATCGAGGAGTTCATCGCAAACACAACTCCAAACGCCGCCAGCCCTCCGACGATGGCCACCGTCACATCGACCTCACGAAGAAGGGCGATGGCGATCAGGGCGGGAATCGCCGTGAGTACCGCGCTCCAGAACTGCACGGCCGATGCACCAGGACTTTCACGCTGTCCCCAGAGGCGACGCAGCCCGGGGGCTGTGCCCTGCACGATGCCGTAGCCGATCACCCAGAGGCCGAGAAAACCGCCGATTTCCCAGAACCCCCAGCCAAGGGAGGCTTCGAGAAACACCGGGAGAGCCACCACAAACCACACATCGCGGGCACCGAACAAAAAGAACCGGGCCGCAGAGAGAACATTG
The sequence above is a segment of the Synechococcus sp. PROS-7-1 genome. Coding sequences within it:
- a CDS encoding thermonuclease family protein; translated protein: MILAPRVVADPHPRQEVTVLTVNNGQEVLVDLAGEGRAVRLACIQAPLAEQRPWAQNATAQLRRSLMPGSSVVLELRARDVYGRVVARLIDDGADVAVPLLKQGAVFAYDGYLGQCNDLD
- a CDS encoding glutamine synthetase III; this translates as MPHPARLAALQAIQQRTPVDCAPAQPLEDVWASDVFTLARMKSALPKESYKAVRRVIRDGGRLDLAVADVVAQSMKDWAVSQGAHYYAHVFYPLTNSTAEKHDGFISPQGDGQAIHEFSGKLLVQGEPDGSSFPNGGIRSTFEARGYTAWDITSPAYLMRTPNGVTLCIPTVFVSWTGEALDKKTPLLRSNAAMNRQAKRLLRLLGNEEVAPVNSSCGAEQEYFLVDTQFATLRPDLLLAGRTLFGAASPKGQQFDDHYFGAIPERVQVFMQDVESQLYRLGIPAKTRHNEVAPGQFEIAPVHEAANVATDHQQLIMTTLRSTAKRHGFTCLLHEKPFAGINGSGKHVNWSVGNSTQGNLLDPGRTPHDNLQFLLFCAAVIRGVHCNGPLLRAVVATAGNDHRLGANEAPPAIISVYLGQQLEQVFQQIQRGEVTGSSHGGVMRLGVDTLPEFPKDARDRNRTSPFAFTGNRFEFRAVGSGQSVAGPLVAMNTVLADSLEWISDRLEAEMGSGQSLEQSAAAVIRQIMDRHGAAVFGGDGYSDAWHREATEDRGLENLRNTAEALPVLRREEVRSLFQRHGVISSVEMESRYEVYGEQYSLAIEVEAKVALSMVRTQISPAVQKHLSALARSLQQQQSLGLQPETRDLHQIAELHRRMDDHATALAGELHQLHCGDTAAAMNHCSGVLLPRLQLLREAVDSLEELVDDDRWPLPSYREMLFVR